From the genome of Verrucomicrobiia bacterium, one region includes:
- a CDS encoding helix-hairpin-helix domain-containing protein, whose product MVLEDAGAMLKWLDRLFAGTPASPLKFHATQVCPECGSRLAQELAANAGADWQCPNPDCPPRVRQRVILWASKDAMDISNDTVLLEQLVRRGLVLDAAEFYRLKVKELAALDGMDADQAKAFWEAIHASKSRGPLCVLRGLGIPQIGSEEAEILIGHFASLEELFAADYQQLSQLAGVSEAMARCVTRWADDPVNRKLVRRLRRAGVKLERD is encoded by the coding sequence GTGGTTCTCGAAGATGCTGGAGCGATGCTCAAGTGGCTCGACAGACTTTTCGCCGGGACGCCCGCTTCGCCGCTGAAATTCCATGCGACGCAGGTTTGCCCGGAATGTGGCTCGCGACTGGCGCAGGAACTTGCAGCCAACGCCGGGGCGGATTGGCAGTGTCCGAATCCGGATTGTCCGCCGCGAGTGCGGCAGCGGGTGATCCTCTGGGCGTCAAAGGATGCGATGGATATTTCCAACGACACGGTGTTGCTGGAGCAACTCGTCCGGCGCGGTCTGGTATTGGACGCGGCCGAATTTTACCGGCTCAAAGTGAAAGAACTCGCGGCCCTTGACGGAATGGACGCGGACCAGGCCAAAGCGTTTTGGGAGGCGATTCATGCCAGCAAATCGCGAGGGCCGCTCTGTGTGTTGCGTGGTTTGGGCATCCCACAAATCGGTTCGGAAGAAGCGGAAATTCTCATTGGCCATTTCGCTTCGCTCGAAGAATTGTTCGCCGCGGATTATCAACAGTTGTCGCAACTGGCCGGAGTTTCGGAAGCGATGGCGCGGTGTGTGACACGTTGGGCCGATGACCCGGTGAATCGAAAATTGGTGCGTCGGTTGCGTCGTGCCGGCGTGAAACTGGAACGCGACTGA
- a CDS encoding YqgE/AlgH family protein, which yields MAEQSKYLMGQLLLDSGELRGSFFQRTVLLVCQHDADGAFGLVLNRSTGTKAGDMILADLPDALREQQLYIGGPVQPTALSFLHTDKFLPATTILPNLSLGHSTDDLREIGESLSPTQKVKLFAGYAGWSPGQLESEMKRNAWLTHPASLELIFDVAPERLWQTVLHQKGGWRNEILAQSPEDLSWN from the coding sequence ATGGCAGAGCAGTCGAAGTATCTCATGGGCCAGTTGCTGTTGGACAGCGGCGAACTGCGCGGCTCGTTTTTCCAACGAACGGTGCTGCTGGTCTGTCAGCACGATGCGGACGGCGCGTTCGGTCTCGTGCTCAATCGCAGCACCGGCACGAAGGCGGGCGACATGATTCTGGCGGACCTTCCGGACGCCCTCCGCGAACAACAACTTTACATCGGCGGCCCGGTGCAACCGACCGCGCTCAGTTTTCTGCATACGGATAAATTTCTGCCTGCCACCACGATCCTGCCGAATCTGAGCCTCGGCCACTCGACGGATGATTTGCGCGAGATCGGCGAATCACTCTCTCCAACGCAAAAGGTAAAACTCTTCGCCGGTTATGCGGGCTGGAGTCCCGGTCAACTCGAGAGCGAAATGAAGCGCAACGCCTGGCTGACGCATCCCGCGTCGTTGGAACTGATTTTCGACGTGGCGCCCGAACGACTCTGGCAAACGGTGCTGCACCAAAAAGGTGGCTGGCGCAACGAGATCCTCGCGCAATCTCCCGAAGATTTGTCGTGGAATTAG
- a CDS encoding DUF4956 domain-containing protein, protein MQIEQSLRELLWNPEMAAGLPKLVLSLGIAALLGIILGRVYIHFGQSLSNRRAFARNFLILVVTTTLIISIVKSSLALSLGLVGALSIVRFRAAIKEPEELAFLFLAISIGLGLGAGQALVTVVAMIVILGLIMIRSLFRGGSTQPNLYLTVSSPAATKLGANQILQLLAGLGAAASLKRFDQTADQLEVALLVDFKRVADLERFTEQMRELSPQVRIACHEDRGLAI, encoded by the coding sequence ATGCAAATTGAACAATCGTTACGTGAACTTCTGTGGAATCCAGAAATGGCTGCCGGGTTGCCGAAACTGGTATTAAGCTTGGGCATCGCTGCTCTGCTCGGGATCATTCTTGGCCGGGTTTACATCCACTTCGGGCAGTCGTTGTCCAACCGACGGGCTTTTGCCCGGAACTTTCTAATTCTTGTGGTGACCACCACACTCATTATCAGCATCGTAAAGTCGTCCCTCGCGCTTTCGCTGGGTTTGGTGGGCGCGCTGTCCATTGTCAGATTTCGAGCAGCCATCAAGGAACCGGAAGAATTGGCCTTCCTGTTCCTGGCGATCAGCATCGGACTGGGACTGGGTGCCGGGCAGGCACTGGTAACGGTCGTGGCGATGATCGTCATCCTGGGATTGATCATGATACGAAGCCTTTTCCGCGGTGGCTCTACCCAGCCGAACCTCTATTTGACCGTGTCGAGTCCTGCGGCCACCAAACTGGGCGCCAATCAAATCCTGCAGTTACTGGCGGGCTTGGGTGCGGCCGCGAGCCTCAAGCGATTTGATCAGACGGCGGACCAACTGGAGGTCGCCTTGCTTGTGGACTTCAAACGTGTAGCGGATTTGGAGCGATTCACCGAACAGATGCGTGAACTGAGCCCGCAAGTGAGGATTGCCTGCCATGAGGATCGCGGTCTGGCGATTTAA
- the radC gene encoding DNA repair protein RadC — MSTSLKIKDQPASERPRERLVAHGAAALSNAELIAILLRTGLQGHNAIEIGQQLLARFNSLQSLAAASVDQLRQVKGIGRDKAVTLVAAFALAHKMAQELQLESPVLDNPGRIAQLLRANNLVKEVETLQVLLLNTRRRLIRIEEISEGTLDTLLVHPREVFRAAISANAAAIVLAHNHPSGDPTPSEADIKVTRDLIRAGQLLKIEVLDHIVLGRATAERTKDYTSLRELGHFYT, encoded by the coding sequence ATGTCCACCTCGCTCAAAATCAAAGATCAACCGGCCAGTGAGCGGCCCCGCGAACGGTTGGTGGCCCACGGCGCGGCCGCGTTGAGCAACGCCGAATTGATCGCCATTCTGCTGCGCACCGGACTCCAGGGACACAACGCGATTGAAATTGGCCAACAGTTGCTGGCGCGTTTCAATTCGCTTCAATCACTCGCTGCGGCTTCCGTGGATCAGTTGCGCCAGGTCAAAGGCATCGGGCGGGACAAGGCGGTGACGCTGGTCGCCGCTTTTGCGCTGGCGCACAAAATGGCGCAGGAACTTCAACTGGAATCCCCGGTGCTCGATAATCCCGGGCGCATCGCGCAATTGCTCCGCGCCAATAATCTCGTCAAGGAAGTTGAAACGCTGCAGGTGTTGCTGCTGAACACGCGCCGCCGCTTGATCCGGATCGAGGAAATTTCCGAGGGCACATTGGACACGTTGCTGGTTCATCCGCGTGAAGTTTTTCGCGCCGCCATCTCCGCCAACGCGGCGGCAATTGTGTTGGCACATAATCATCCTAGCGGCGATCCCACGCCAAGCGAAGCGGACATCAAGGTCACGCGCGATCTCATCCGCGCCGGGCAATTACTGAAAATCGAAGTGTTGGATCACATCGTTTTAGGTCGCGCCACCGCCGAACGAACCAAGGATTACACCTCGTTACGCGAGTTGGGCCATTTCTACACCTGA
- a CDS encoding aldo/keto reductase: MNRRNFITKTVVAGASVAALSSLSNKADAQPQANRRAGSNKPGRRRLGKLEVSALGMGVQNMHRKYDTTVPCRPEMIAILRAAFDRGITFFDTAEAYGPWENERILGEAIQPFRNQVRITSKFGWNIDQPTGRQLPGLNSKPDHIKVVVENSLKRLRTDRIDLLYQHRVDPQVPIEDVAGAVKDLMDQGKVLHWGLSEPGLQTIRRAHAAVPLTAIQNEYSMATRDPEKEVIPLCEELGIGFVPWWPLDCQLLTGWIDVNTRFAPGDLRAGTPRFSPENLAHNLKLVDLIKTWADRKRATPAQIALAWLMAQKPWIVPISGTTVMQHMMENTGAADVKFTATEVTELNAAVRAIEIRGLRLPEGVLRFSGVEAPSEK; the protein is encoded by the coding sequence ATGAATAGACGTAATTTCATTACGAAGACCGTTGTAGCTGGCGCGAGCGTCGCCGCCCTTTCATCGTTATCCAATAAAGCCGATGCGCAACCGCAAGCGAACCGTCGCGCGGGGTCAAACAAGCCGGGCCGCCGCAGGCTTGGCAAGCTGGAGGTTTCGGCCCTGGGCATGGGCGTCCAAAACATGCACCGCAAATACGACACGACGGTGCCGTGCCGACCGGAGATGATCGCCATTCTCCGTGCGGCCTTCGACCGCGGCATCACGTTCTTTGATACGGCGGAAGCCTACGGGCCGTGGGAAAATGAGCGAATCCTGGGCGAGGCCATACAGCCATTCCGAAACCAAGTCAGAATCACGTCGAAGTTCGGCTGGAACATAGATCAGCCGACCGGTCGGCAGCTCCCTGGCCTCAACAGCAAACCGGATCACATTAAGGTCGTGGTCGAGAACTCCCTGAAGCGGCTTCGTACCGACCGAATAGATCTGCTTTATCAACACCGCGTTGACCCTCAAGTGCCTATCGAGGATGTCGCCGGGGCGGTTAAAGACCTGATGGATCAGGGAAAGGTTTTGCATTGGGGACTTTCCGAACCGGGCCTGCAAACGATCCGACGCGCTCATGCGGCGGTTCCGCTGACCGCGATTCAAAACGAGTATTCGATGGCAACCAGGGATCCGGAAAAGGAAGTGATACCGCTCTGCGAAGAGTTAGGAATAGGCTTCGTGCCGTGGTGGCCGCTGGATTGCCAGTTACTTACCGGCTGGATTGATGTGAACACGCGATTCGCCCCCGGCGATCTGCGTGCAGGCACCCCGAGATTCTCGCCCGAGAACCTGGCTCACAACCTGAAGCTGGTTGATCTGATAAAAACCTGGGCAGATCGCAAGCGGGCCACTCCCGCTCAGATCGCACTCGCGTGGCTGATGGCCCAGAAACCCTGGATCGTTCCGATTTCCGGAACGACGGTAATGCAGCACATGATGGAAAACACCGGGGCGGCAGACGTTAAATTCACCGCTACCGAAGTCACCGAACTAAATGCCGCCGTTCGAGCAATCGAGATTCGCGGGTTGCGGCTGCCGGAAGGAGTGCTGCGCTTCTCCGGAGTGGAAGCGCCCTCCGAAAAATAA
- a CDS encoding polyphosphate polymerase domain-containing protein, whose translation MTTSIPGLRHELKFVATGMGLSEVLTFVKRHPSAFVETYPHRVVNNLYIDSPDCGDYFDHVNGVANRSKTRIRWYGGPVGVIKHPTLERKLKRGAVSGKASHRLPEFNMSVESIKTPIKKAIRDAQLPDLLRLALQCREPSLYNRYRRHYFVSADRRFRLTVDSDLNFAGVQPRFFPLPVTATVIIELKFTPENIEAAALVTNAMPFRITRFSKYVAGLGQL comes from the coding sequence ATGACAACGTCTATTCCAGGCCTGCGCCACGAACTCAAATTTGTCGCAACCGGGATGGGGTTGAGCGAGGTGCTGACGTTCGTTAAGCGTCATCCTTCCGCTTTTGTCGAAACCTATCCGCACCGGGTGGTCAACAACCTCTATATTGACTCTCCGGACTGCGGCGATTACTTCGACCATGTAAATGGAGTCGCCAACCGCAGCAAGACCCGCATCCGCTGGTATGGCGGACCGGTTGGTGTGATTAAGCACCCCACACTGGAACGCAAGCTCAAACGGGGCGCCGTCAGCGGGAAAGCGAGTCACCGACTACCAGAATTCAACATGAGCGTTGAATCCATCAAAACTCCCATTAAAAAGGCGATTAGGGACGCCCAACTTCCGGACCTGCTGCGGTTGGCGTTACAATGCCGCGAGCCGTCGCTGTATAACCGCTACCGGCGCCACTACTTTGTGAGTGCTGACCGCCGATTTCGGCTCACAGTGGATTCGGACCTCAACTTTGCGGGCGTTCAACCCAGATTCTTCCCATTACCCGTCACGGCAACCGTGATTATAGAACTGAAGTTCACCCCAGAAAATATCGAAGCCGCAGCGCTTGTTACGAACGCCATGCCATTCCGGATTACCCGTTTTTCAAAATATGTCGCGGGGCTCGGGCAACTATGA
- a CDS encoding thiamine pyrophosphate-dependent enzyme gives MSADSSASVQPIAAPPLQPLALKSRLAGTPSSAPKHAVKVKNAAGADVTLADPRASRALLALMNLHAVLGGAACHWGGPAAYAEIIASIHGILFATTGREWYDAYNFVNDTGHAENGIYALRALYGFDGLTYEQLRGFRGIQSKLTGHGESHLNPEGVLLSNGPLSSALAQAQGLAIGDKAAQRDRVTICTVSDGASMEGEAKEAFAAIPGLAAKGRLNPFVLIVSDNDIKLSGHISKDAFTMEPSFDAMSALGWKTIIVPHGNNLSEVYLAIERGLATARANDRQPVAIICKTVKGYGIKATAESSTGGHGFPLKNGEKIVDWMRELFHNDTVPADILSWAESLHADWQKTEAARQAKAGTPAPAKPKTDKVQSGLVRAVIRAATEGLPVYSISSDVQGSTGISHFHKSFPERFIEVGIAEANMISTGAGMAKSGFIPIVDTFGQFAITKGNLPLMMAALSQAPVIAIFSHVGFQDAADGASHQATTYLAATSAIPHTVVIAPSCADEAEALMGHAIKQFAADRAAGRDGESYLFFVGRENYPLTWIEGATYPWGKAQVLASGRDVVLIGCGVLVNKAIEAGRLLAAQGVKATVINNPFINRVDLETIGAAVQACGGRVVTIEDHQRIGGMGAQVSHALSSAGIAHTMTSLGVAGEFGQSAYVAEHLYEHHGLTAPKMVAAALKLLKK, from the coding sequence ATGTCTGCTGATTCCTCTGCCTCGGTCCAACCCATCGCCGCGCCACCACTGCAACCGCTCGCTCTGAAGTCCCGCCTGGCCGGGACGCCGTCGAGCGCTCCGAAACACGCGGTTAAAGTCAAAAACGCGGCAGGAGCCGACGTTACCCTGGCTGATCCGCGCGCCAGTCGGGCGTTGCTGGCTTTAATGAATCTGCACGCCGTACTGGGTGGAGCGGCGTGTCACTGGGGCGGTCCGGCAGCCTACGCGGAAATCATCGCGTCCATTCACGGCATCCTGTTCGCCACAACCGGTCGCGAGTGGTATGACGCCTATAATTTTGTCAACGACACCGGCCACGCCGAGAATGGCATCTATGCCTTGCGCGCACTGTACGGGTTCGATGGCTTGACCTACGAACAGTTGCGGGGCTTTCGTGGCATTCAAAGCAAGCTCACCGGCCACGGCGAATCGCATTTGAATCCCGAAGGCGTTCTGTTGAGCAACGGCCCGCTCAGTTCCGCGCTGGCCCAGGCGCAAGGATTGGCGATTGGCGACAAAGCCGCGCAACGCGACCGCGTCACCATCTGCACCGTGTCCGACGGCGCGAGCATGGAAGGCGAAGCCAAGGAAGCGTTCGCGGCGATTCCTGGTCTCGCCGCCAAGGGACGCTTGAATCCTTTCGTGCTGATTGTTTCGGACAACGACATCAAACTCTCCGGGCACATTTCCAAGGACGCGTTCACAATGGAGCCATCCTTTGACGCCATGAGCGCGTTGGGCTGGAAAACCATCATCGTGCCGCACGGCAATAATTTGTCGGAAGTCTATCTGGCGATTGAACGAGGCCTCGCGACCGCGCGCGCCAACGACCGTCAACCCGTCGCCATCATTTGCAAGACGGTCAAGGGCTACGGCATCAAGGCGACTGCGGAAAGCTCGACGGGCGGACACGGTTTTCCGCTGAAAAATGGCGAGAAAATTGTGGATTGGATGCGGGAGTTGTTCCATAACGACACCGTACCGGCTGACATTCTGAGCTGGGCCGAATCGCTGCACGCCGACTGGCAAAAGACGGAAGCCGCGCGTCAAGCCAAGGCGGGCACTCCAGCCCCGGCCAAACCGAAGACCGACAAGGTCCAGTCCGGTTTGGTGCGCGCCGTCATTCGCGCGGCCACGGAAGGCTTGCCGGTGTATTCCATTTCTTCGGACGTGCAGGGTTCCACCGGCATCAGTCATTTTCACAAAAGTTTTCCCGAGCGATTTATTGAAGTGGGCATCGCGGAAGCCAACATGATCAGCACCGGAGCCGGTATGGCCAAGAGCGGCTTCATCCCCATCGTGGATACGTTCGGCCAATTCGCCATCACCAAGGGAAACCTGCCGCTCATGATGGCCGCTCTGTCGCAAGCGCCGGTCATTGCCATCTTTTCCCACGTGGGCTTCCAGGATGCCGCGGACGGCGCGAGCCATCAGGCCACCACCTATTTGGCGGCGACCAGTGCGATTCCGCATACGGTGGTGATTGCGCCGAGTTGCGCCGATGAAGCGGAGGCGTTGATGGGTCACGCCATCAAACAATTCGCCGCTGATCGTGCCGCGGGCCGGGACGGCGAGAGCTATTTGTTTTTTGTCGGCCGCGAAAATTATCCGCTCACCTGGATCGAAGGGGCGACCTATCCGTGGGGCAAAGCGCAGGTGCTGGCGTCGGGCCGCGACGTGGTCCTGATTGGTTGCGGCGTGCTGGTGAACAAAGCGATCGAAGCCGGACGCCTGCTCGCGGCGCAAGGCGTCAAAGCCACCGTGATCAACAATCCGTTCATCAATCGCGTGGATCTGGAAACCATCGGCGCGGCGGTCCAGGCCTGCGGTGGCCGGGTCGTGACGATTGAAGATCATCAACGCATTGGCGGCATGGGCGCGCAGGTTTCCCACGCGCTCAGCAGTGCGGGCATCGCGCACACGATGACCTCACTGGGTGTGGCGGGCGAGTTTGGTCAATCGGCATACGTGGCCGAACACCTCTACGAACATCACGGCTTGACCGCCCCGAAAATGGTGGCCGCCGCGTTGAAGTTGCTGAAAAAGTAA
- a CDS encoding CotH kinase family protein, producing MTQGDLNRDGRLSRDEFGRLAQKWFHAWDTNGAGKLEERQIRAGLDQIRNPAGGGIAGMLLGPEGGRNGIASAFGIRFEYVRADLEFEGRWLRNVGVRYKGNGTFLESRDTLKRSLKINLNAFVSGQGLGNVKMLNLQNNITDATEMNEVLAYRLYREAGVPAPRTAYARVFVTVPDRFERKYFGLYSISEAVDKQFARHNFGTGRGALFKPVTPSLFTDLGSDWSAYNQIYDPKGDLYDEQKQTVMKFSQLVTQADDTEFAARVGEFIDLPRFARFMAVMVYLSDLDGILGPGQNMFLYLHPKTQQFEFIPWDQDHSWGQFDRASQEQREQLSLQHPWQGANYFLERMFKLEAFQNLYLARLNEFSRTIFNPDRFARQVDELAETIRPAIQEESAAKLDRFDQLVAGLVWEREGAPPFGGGQVKPIKPFTRARTESVLEQLSGKSNGLEPGNSFSWATGSSGLGRTFGPSLFRLLDENNDASVSLTEFISGFTRLFQMWDTNNHGNLTFVPLRAGIAKDLVPSGSGFSPFGGGAGAPQRRNSPAAVVITGTKDPGLFMSEHWGMSAFSCKLPNGQYLAKLYFSETYAGITGPGQRVFSLNVQGREFKDFDIWAKAGGPNRAYVETTAVNVTNGEFRVDFTRQIENPAINAIELIPQTEAGALAPSSAEIIRIIAGRSTPFTDSDGQVWEPDRGFEGGGMSQLPGNNSRENRTPDPNRPRPVPDNPALNQ from the coding sequence ATGACCCAGGGTGATTTGAATCGTGACGGAAGACTTTCGCGCGATGAATTTGGCCGCCTCGCGCAGAAGTGGTTCCACGCCTGGGATACGAATGGAGCCGGCAAACTTGAGGAGAGACAAATTCGGGCCGGTTTGGACCAAATTCGCAACCCAGCGGGTGGGGGAATAGCGGGGATGCTCCTGGGGCCGGAAGGCGGACGAAATGGCATCGCTTCAGCATTTGGAATTCGTTTTGAATACGTGCGGGCGGATCTGGAATTCGAAGGCCGGTGGCTGCGGAATGTCGGGGTTCGCTACAAGGGGAATGGGACGTTTCTCGAATCCAGAGACACGCTCAAGCGTTCGCTCAAGATCAACCTCAACGCCTTCGTGAGCGGACAGGGATTGGGAAACGTGAAGATGTTGAATTTGCAGAACAACATCACGGACGCGACCGAGATGAACGAGGTGCTGGCCTATAGGCTCTACCGGGAGGCTGGAGTGCCCGCACCACGGACGGCGTATGCCAGGGTGTTTGTTACCGTGCCGGACAGGTTTGAGCGGAAGTATTTTGGGCTGTATTCGATCAGCGAAGCCGTGGACAAACAATTTGCGCGGCACAACTTTGGCACCGGACGCGGGGCACTTTTTAAGCCGGTCACCCCGTCGTTATTTACCGATCTCGGCAGTGACTGGTCGGCGTATAACCAGATCTATGATCCGAAGGGAGACTTGTATGACGAGCAAAAGCAGACGGTCATGAAGTTCTCCCAACTCGTGACCCAGGCGGATGATACAGAGTTCGCCGCGCGCGTCGGTGAATTTATTGACCTGCCCCGGTTCGCCCGTTTCATGGCGGTCATGGTTTATCTTTCCGACCTAGATGGCATTCTCGGTCCGGGCCAGAATATGTTCCTCTATTTGCATCCCAAAACGCAACAGTTCGAGTTTATCCCTTGGGACCAAGACCATTCTTGGGGACAATTCGACCGGGCCAGTCAGGAGCAACGGGAACAGCTTAGCCTCCAACACCCCTGGCAAGGTGCGAACTACTTCCTCGAACGCATGTTCAAGCTGGAGGCTTTCCAAAATTTATATCTGGCGCGGTTGAACGAGTTCAGCAGAACAATTTTCAATCCCGACCGCTTTGCCAGGCAGGTGGATGAACTGGCGGAGACCATCCGGCCGGCAATCCAGGAAGAGTCAGCGGCCAAACTGGACCGCTTCGACCAACTGGTTGCGGGGCTGGTCTGGGAGCGGGAAGGCGCTCCGCCGTTCGGCGGCGGGCAGGTCAAACCCATCAAGCCGTTTACGCGAGCGCGCACCGAATCGGTTTTGGAACAACTCTCTGGAAAATCGAACGGCTTGGAACCCGGCAACAGTTTTTCGTGGGCGACCGGCAGTTCCGGCCTCGGCAGGACCTTCGGTCCGTCACTCTTCCGCTTACTGGATGAAAACAACGATGCATCCGTGTCCCTGACCGAGTTCATCAGCGGCTTTACCAGACTTTTTCAAATGTGGGATACAAATAACCATGGAAATCTCACCTTTGTACCGCTGCGCGCGGGGATTGCAAAAGACCTGGTTCCGTCGGGATCTGGTTTCTCCCCGTTCGGTGGCGGTGCCGGCGCTCCTCAGCGTCGCAATAGCCCAGCCGCAGTAGTGATCACCGGAACCAAAGACCCGGGCTTGTTCATGAGTGAGCATTGGGGCATGAGCGCTTTCTCCTGTAAACTTCCCAACGGCCAATATCTTGCCAAACTCTACTTTTCAGAAACCTACGCCGGGATTACCGGCCCCGGCCAACGCGTGTTTTCCCTGAATGTTCAGGGACGTGAATTCAAGGACTTTGACATTTGGGCCAAAGCCGGCGGCCCCAACCGTGCCTATGTTGAAACCACGGCGGTGAACGTGACGAACGGAGAGTTTCGCGTGGATTTCACCAGACAAATTGAAAACCCGGCGATTAATGCGATTGAACTCATTCCGCAGACCGAAGCCGGTGCCCTCGCGCCGTCCTCCGCTGAAATCATCCGGATCATTGCCGGTCGTTCGACACCTTTTACGGATTCGGACGGCCAGGTGTGGGAGCCCGATCGAGGCTTTGAGGGCGGTGGCATGAGCCAGTTGCCGGGCAACAATTCCCGCGAAAATCGGACCCCTGATCCGAACCGACCGAGACCAGTGCCGGATAACCCCGCTCTCAACCAATGA
- a CDS encoding alpha/beta hydrolase: protein MKQTAMKATFLAAMITIPVAPAVADDYRKNPFTLAYAGAITKNEPGKVNIHPVQYKLNGLDIAANVYTPANYDPKQKYAAIVVAHPNGGVKEQVAGLYAQRLAGQGYITIAMDAAFQGGSGGEPRNVDKPAYRIEDIHGAADFITRYAGVAPERLGLLGICGGGGYSLAAAKTDKRFNAIATVSMFNSGRVRRNGYVDSQRDTIQQRLRQASAARAQEKAGGELLYSGDANLTDEQIAKLPFALYRQGYEYYWKTHAHPGSTFKYTTSSLLDLMRWDATDQIELINQPLLMIAGSKADSLYLTEDAFAKATGTKDKELFKIEGATHIETYWVPKYVEAAMGKLTTFYARHLLMPPGGDNH from the coding sequence ATGAAGCAAACAGCGATGAAGGCCACCTTTCTGGCCGCAATGATCACGATTCCGGTCGCGCCAGCCGTGGCCGACGACTACAGGAAGAATCCGTTCACGTTGGCCTACGCCGGTGCAATCACGAAGAACGAGCCGGGGAAGGTCAACATTCACCCGGTCCAGTACAAGCTCAACGGCTTGGATATTGCCGCCAACGTGTACACCCCGGCGAACTACGATCCGAAGCAGAAATACGCCGCGATCGTCGTGGCGCACCCGAACGGCGGTGTGAAGGAACAGGTCGCGGGTCTGTACGCCCAGCGCCTGGCCGGGCAGGGCTACATCACGATCGCGATGGACGCGGCGTTCCAAGGCGGCAGCGGCGGCGAACCGCGTAACGTGGACAAACCAGCCTACCGCATTGAGGACATCCACGGCGCGGCGGACTTCATCACCCGGTACGCAGGCGTCGCTCCCGAGCGTCTGGGCCTGCTCGGCATCTGCGGCGGCGGCGGTTACTCGCTGGCGGCGGCGAAAACCGACAAGCGCTTCAACGCGATTGCAACGGTGAGCATGTTCAACTCTGGGCGGGTCCGTCGCAATGGCTATGTGGATTCGCAACGGGACACCATCCAGCAACGCCTGCGCCAGGCTTCGGCTGCCCGTGCCCAGGAAAAGGCTGGTGGCGAACTGTTGTATTCGGGAGACGCCAACCTGACCGACGAGCAGATCGCCAAGCTGCCGTTCGCTCTGTATCGGCAGGGATATGAGTATTACTGGAAAACACACGCGCATCCGGGCTCGACGTTCAAATACACCACGAGCAGCTTGCTGGACCTGATGCGCTGGGATGCCACCGACCAGATTGAACTGATTAACCAACCGCTGCTGATGATTGCGGGGAGCAAGGCCGACAGCCTGTACCTGACTGAAGACGCCTTCGCCAAGGCCACGGGCACGAAGGACAAGGAACTGTTCAAGATCGAAGGCGCCACGCACATCGAGACCTACTGGGTTCCCAAGTATGTGGAGGCCGCGATGGGCAAGCTGACGACCTTCTATGCGAGGCACCTGTTGATGCCGCCGGGCGGCGATAACCACTGA
- a CDS encoding MBL fold metallo-hydrolase: protein MSSTRRKFLKVSGAAAGAAVAAGAAWVGFSQARMARMARQLTKDTFRSPAKPPLVPTPERWNDQHITLAWIGHATILINFYGVRILTDPVFSSRVGFDLGLGTLGPKRYVAPALAISQLPPLDLVLLSHAHMDHMDLPTLGKFKRTQPIITAQETSDLLQPLKFTQVTELGWGDASTLQTAGGELRIEAFEVKHWGERWPGDKPRGYNGYVLRREGRAVIFGGDTALTPRFRDLHSTGSPYAAALMPIGAYDPWIRNHCTPEEALQMADMAGAELVAPIHHSTFKLSDEPMNEPLARFQQALDREHDRLALTQIGETATIV from the coding sequence GTGAGTTCGACACGACGAAAATTTTTGAAAGTGAGCGGTGCGGCAGCGGGAGCGGCGGTCGCCGCCGGCGCGGCGTGGGTGGGATTCTCGCAGGCGCGCATGGCGCGCATGGCGCGGCAGTTGACCAAGGACACGTTTCGCTCGCCCGCCAAGCCGCCTCTTGTCCCGACGCCCGAACGCTGGAATGATCAGCACATCACCCTGGCGTGGATCGGTCATGCGACCATCCTCATCAATTTCTACGGCGTGCGGATTCTCACCGACCCGGTGTTCAGCAGTCGGGTGGGTTTTGACCTCGGCCTTGGCACGCTCGGACCGAAACGCTACGTCGCCCCGGCGCTCGCGATCTCGCAGTTGCCGCCGCTCGATCTGGTGTTGCTCTCGCACGCGCACATGGATCACATGGACCTGCCCACGCTGGGCAAATTCAAACGTACGCAACCCATCATCACCGCCCAGGAAACCAGCGACCTCCTGCAACCGCTGAAATTTACGCAAGTGACCGAACTTGGGTGGGGCGACGCTTCGACACTGCAAACGGCGGGCGGCGAATTACGCATCGAAGCCTTCGAGGTCAAACATTGGGGCGAGCGCTGGCCGGGTGACAAACCACGCGGCTACAACGGTTACGTGCTGCGCCGCGAAGGACGCGCCGTGATTTTCGGCGGCGACACCGCGCTGACGCCGCGCTTCCGCGATCTACATTCGACCGGTTCACCCTATGCGGCGGCACTGATGCCGATTGGCGCTTACGATCCGTGGATTCGCAATCACTGCACTCCCGAGGAGGCGTTGCAAATGGCCGACATGGCGGGAGCGGAACTCGTTGCGCCCATTCATCACTCCACTTTCAAACTCAGCGACGAACCGATGAACGAACCACTGGCCCGCTTTCAACAAGCGCTCGATCGAGAACACGATCGGCTGGCGTTAACCCAGATCGGCGAAACCGCCACCATCGTCTGA